In one window of Arthrobacter pascens DNA:
- a CDS encoding DUF488 domain-containing protein translates to MTTPYEVKVRRICEEPLKTDGMRILVDRLWPRGLSKEKAHIDEWCKTVAPSPELRKWYGHDPDLFEDFSRRYRKELQEPEPAAALDRLGDLARQCPLTLLTATREPGISEAAVLSKLIQESLRRPGSRPEASR, encoded by the coding sequence ATGACAACCCCCTATGAAGTGAAAGTGCGGCGGATCTGTGAAGAGCCTCTTAAGACGGACGGAATGCGCATCCTCGTGGACCGGCTCTGGCCACGTGGCCTCAGCAAGGAAAAGGCGCACATCGACGAATGGTGCAAAACGGTAGCGCCGTCACCTGAGCTGCGAAAGTGGTACGGCCACGACCCGGACCTCTTCGAAGATTTCAGCCGCCGCTATCGCAAAGAACTCCAGGAACCCGAGCCGGCAGCAGCCCTCGATCGGCTCGGCGACCTTGCGCGCCAGTGTCCCTTGACACTGTTAACCGCAACCAGGGAGCCGGGGATCAGTGAGGCAGCAGTACTCAGCAAATTGATCCAGGAGAGCCTCCGGCGCCCGGGTTCCCGACCCGAGGCGTCCCGATAG
- a CDS encoding DUF3040 domain-containing protein has protein sequence MPLSDRERKVLEELELDLASEDPRLARQLSSGSVGQSFRARSYFGAMSFLIGVVLLIAGIAAQIILVGIGGFLLMGTGSYLLVERGLAGRFAGPKPTKHA, from the coding sequence ATGCCGTTGTCGGACCGAGAGCGGAAAGTACTTGAAGAACTGGAGCTGGACCTGGCCAGTGAGGATCCACGTCTGGCCCGGCAACTCTCGTCGGGTTCTGTTGGACAGAGCTTTAGGGCCCGCTCCTACTTCGGTGCCATGTCGTTCCTGATCGGGGTTGTGTTGCTCATCGCCGGAATTGCGGCCCAAATCATCCTCGTCGGGATCGGCGGTTTCCTGCTGATGGGAACTGGTTCCTACCTTCTCGTGGAGAGGGGCTTAGCTGGCCGCTTTGCCGGGCCCAAACCAACGAAGCACGCTTGA
- a CDS encoding cupredoxin domain-containing protein, whose amino-acid sequence MKLSNRVCAIAAAVLLAGLAGCGSPGGGTVTQTTTPASSAGASDASGAVTVTISGFAYQVPASVKPGATVTVVNKDSAPHTVTAKDKDKGGFDVEVDGGKTATFTAPAEAGEYAIICTFHPAMSGMLVVK is encoded by the coding sequence ATGAAACTGAGCAACAGGGTATGTGCCATCGCCGCCGCAGTACTGCTCGCGGGACTGGCGGGGTGCGGTTCCCCCGGCGGCGGAACGGTCACGCAGACAACAACTCCGGCCAGCTCCGCCGGTGCTTCGGACGCCTCCGGCGCTGTGACTGTCACCATCAGCGGGTTCGCCTATCAGGTGCCGGCCTCGGTCAAACCCGGTGCCACCGTCACCGTGGTCAACAAGGACTCCGCCCCGCACACCGTCACCGCCAAGGACAAGGACAAGGGCGGGTTCGACGTCGAGGTGGATGGCGGGAAGACGGCCACGTTCACGGCGCCGGCGGAAGCGGGCGAGTACGCCATTATTTGCACATTCCATCCGGCAATGAGCGGGATGCTGGTGGTGAAATGA
- a CDS encoding glycoside hydrolase family 15 protein, with product MRTPREAEAEMREESPAAAPHWEPSPIADYGLLGDTRTAALVSADGAVDWLCAPAFDGEPVFGALLGGPEAGTFLAGPVLPAQRVMRRYRHHSATLETAWSTGEGRLILTEAMVADVAGRLLPTTVLIRRLTAEGAPVPAVIYFDPRLGERHRRPRVRRGRDMVCDWGPLALSLHCSPETDIEPGRRTYLTVEPGQPVTLVLSVAFGEPIIHLDPATAWGLVEDDEARWRDWTDDVDNDIPFREAVLRSLLTLRLLTYSPCGAPVAAPTTSLPEYPGGIRNWDYRYAWPRDASIGVGSFLGVGKSAEALNFLGWLLHASRLERPRLPALLTLAGGHVPAERTLNGWPGYAGSAPVRTGNGAAHQHQLDGYGWVLDAAWVLVQGRHRLYSETWRAMRGFADFVARRWQEPDAGIWELRADAAHHVHSKMMGWLALDRALRIGRTHRLGSRQRQRWQTAKENIAAEIRAEGFDPARNTFTRTYGSSDLDAALLVLPVIGLEDAASPRIRGTVDAVREELSAGFPFLYRYPPGRDGLPGTEGAFLPCSFWLVQALALTERHDEATELFTALLDRATVLGLYSEEIDPATGVLLGNFPQALTHAALVQAALALRTSRLEGGRKEHDDNPL from the coding sequence ATGAGAACCCCGAGGGAAGCTGAAGCCGAAATGCGCGAGGAGTCGCCCGCTGCAGCCCCGCACTGGGAGCCCTCACCCATCGCGGACTACGGGCTGCTCGGTGACACCCGCACCGCAGCCCTTGTCTCCGCGGACGGGGCGGTGGACTGGCTCTGCGCCCCCGCGTTCGACGGCGAGCCGGTCTTCGGCGCACTCCTGGGCGGCCCTGAGGCCGGAACCTTTCTGGCCGGACCGGTCCTGCCTGCACAGCGGGTCATGCGCCGGTATCGTCACCATAGCGCAACCCTGGAAACAGCCTGGTCAACAGGCGAAGGCCGCCTCATCCTAACGGAAGCGATGGTGGCTGACGTTGCCGGCCGGCTGCTGCCCACCACCGTCCTCATCAGGCGCCTCACGGCAGAGGGCGCTCCCGTGCCCGCTGTGATCTACTTTGATCCCAGGCTGGGCGAACGGCACCGGCGCCCACGCGTCCGCCGCGGGCGAGACATGGTCTGCGACTGGGGTCCGCTGGCACTGTCCCTTCACTGCAGCCCTGAGACGGATATTGAACCAGGCCGCCGGACCTACCTGACGGTCGAACCCGGCCAGCCCGTTACCCTCGTACTCTCCGTGGCCTTCGGCGAACCGATCATTCACCTCGATCCGGCAACTGCGTGGGGCCTCGTCGAGGATGACGAGGCCCGCTGGCGGGACTGGACTGACGACGTCGATAATGACATTCCCTTTCGGGAGGCCGTCCTCCGGAGCCTGTTGACGCTTCGGCTGCTGACGTATTCCCCCTGCGGCGCGCCCGTCGCAGCTCCGACCACGTCCCTGCCGGAGTACCCGGGAGGGATACGCAACTGGGATTACAGATATGCCTGGCCGCGGGACGCCAGCATCGGCGTCGGTTCCTTCCTGGGGGTCGGCAAATCAGCTGAGGCGCTGAACTTCCTCGGTTGGCTGCTGCACGCCAGCAGGCTCGAACGGCCCCGCCTGCCGGCGCTGCTGACCCTTGCCGGCGGACATGTGCCCGCGGAGCGCACCCTCAATGGCTGGCCGGGATACGCCGGGAGCGCGCCCGTGCGCACCGGCAACGGCGCCGCCCACCAGCATCAGCTCGACGGCTACGGATGGGTCCTCGACGCCGCGTGGGTCCTGGTGCAGGGCCGGCACCGGCTCTACTCAGAGACGTGGCGTGCCATGCGCGGGTTCGCTGACTTTGTAGCCCGGCGGTGGCAGGAGCCGGACGCGGGAATCTGGGAGCTGCGTGCCGATGCCGCCCATCACGTCCACTCCAAAATGATGGGCTGGCTCGCGCTGGACCGCGCACTTCGCATCGGACGGACCCACCGCCTTGGATCACGGCAGCGACAGCGATGGCAGACCGCCAAGGAAAATATCGCCGCCGAGATCAGGGCTGAGGGCTTCGACCCAGCCCGGAACACCTTTACCCGCACTTACGGATCCTCCGACCTGGACGCCGCACTTCTGGTCCTGCCCGTCATCGGCCTCGAAGACGCCGCTTCGCCACGTATCAGGGGAACAGTGGATGCAGTCAGGGAGGAACTGTCCGCAGGATTCCCCTTCCTCTACCGTTACCCGCCCGGGCGGGACGGGCTGCCCGGAACCGAAGGCGCATTCCTGCCTTGTTCATTCTGGCTCGTGCAGGCCCTCGCGCTCACCGAAAGGCACGATGAAGCCACAGAACTTTTCACCGCGCTCCTGGACAGAGCCACGGTGCTCGGGCTTTACAGCGAAGAAATCGATCCCGCCACCGGAGTCCTCCTGGGGAACTTTCCACAGGCCCTCACCCACGCCGCGCTCGTCCAGGCAGCCCTTGCCCTCCGCACATCTCGACTGGAAGGCGGGAGGAAAGAGCACGATGACAACCCCCTATGA
- a CDS encoding YegP family protein translates to MTGIFELVEPSRGAFAFRLLSHHGKVLAVSGTYSDKDSAEAAMRLVREWAATAPVQDRTTGTSQPPPSLTTDSRFEQGAPSRWFG, encoded by the coding sequence GTGACAGGAATATTCGAACTGGTGGAACCCAGCCGCGGAGCCTTTGCGTTCAGGCTGCTCTCCCACCACGGGAAAGTATTGGCCGTGTCCGGAACCTACAGCGATAAGGATTCGGCCGAAGCGGCCATGCGCCTGGTACGCGAATGGGCAGCTACAGCGCCGGTCCAGGATCGGACAACCGGAACATCGCAGCCACCACCGTCCTTGACCACAGATTCACGTTTTGAACAAGGGGCTCCCTCCCGATGGTTCGGATGA
- a CDS encoding PAS and ANTAR domain-containing protein produces the protein MPRLSSPFTYSSALGDGDLPAGTFHLDVATRQLEWSDGLYQLHGYERGEVVPTVELLLSHKHPDDRARAGEILAEVIRTGGRYCIYHRLIDARNRVHRVLTSGEGITDSEGNVTAVDGLMLDLTATLRRETEQTAHDAVEGATATRSVIDQARGILMGRLLISSDAAFQLLVDYSSHRNRKICVVAADLVRLFDKPDGTERLESAVRAIREGAAPKGNSARRQ, from the coding sequence GTGCCACGCTTGAGTAGCCCTTTCACCTATTCCAGCGCGCTCGGTGACGGTGATCTTCCGGCCGGAACGTTCCACCTTGACGTGGCCACCCGGCAATTGGAATGGTCGGACGGGCTGTACCAGCTGCACGGCTACGAGCGCGGTGAGGTAGTGCCCACGGTTGAGCTGTTGCTGTCCCATAAGCATCCCGATGACCGGGCGCGGGCCGGGGAGATACTGGCTGAGGTTATCCGCACGGGAGGGCGCTACTGCATTTACCACCGGCTCATCGATGCCCGGAACCGCGTTCACCGGGTGCTGACATCAGGGGAGGGAATAACTGACAGCGAAGGGAACGTGACCGCCGTCGACGGCCTCATGCTGGATCTGACGGCAACCCTGCGGCGGGAGACGGAGCAGACTGCCCACGACGCCGTTGAAGGGGCCACGGCCACACGCTCCGTCATTGACCAGGCCCGGGGCATCCTGATGGGCAGGCTGCTCATCAGTTCCGACGCGGCCTTTCAGCTGCTCGTTGACTACAGCAGCCACAGAAACCGCAAGATCTGCGTTGTTGCCGCGGACCTTGTGCGCCTGTTCGATAAACCGGACGGAACGGAACGGCTGGAATCGGCAGTGCGGGCTATCCGGGAGGGGGCAGCGCCCAAGGGCAATTCCGCCCGGCGCCAGTAG
- a CDS encoding fluoride efflux transporter FluC: MEPPVPEAAAATSHTGTNAEEDGGTPVAPRSHRPVHLHPGFVMIVIAGGVFGTLARYGLSRVLPSPDGWPLPTLVINLAGAFLLGVLLEALARRGPDAGKLRMIRLLAGTGFMGGFTTYSTLALETNTLLGAGRGTDALVYVAATLIGGAVATLAGIRAAAGHHSSMTARHQDATVRPDRPRPNQSGSNQ; encoded by the coding sequence ATGGAACCGCCAGTCCCCGAGGCCGCCGCGGCGACAAGCCATACCGGAACCAACGCGGAGGAGGACGGGGGGACGCCCGTTGCCCCAAGGTCGCATCGGCCGGTGCACCTGCACCCCGGGTTCGTGATGATTGTCATCGCCGGGGGTGTGTTTGGAACCTTGGCCCGTTACGGCCTGAGCAGGGTTTTGCCTTCCCCGGACGGCTGGCCGCTGCCCACGCTGGTCATTAACCTGGCCGGGGCCTTCCTGCTCGGCGTCCTGCTTGAAGCCCTGGCCCGCCGCGGTCCCGACGCGGGCAAGCTCAGGATGATCCGTCTGCTTGCGGGCACAGGCTTCATGGGCGGATTTACGACCTACAGCACTCTGGCCCTGGAAACGAACACCTTGCTAGGGGCAGGCCGGGGTACCGATGCTTTGGTCTATGTCGCCGCCACGTTGATCGGGGGCGCCGTGGCAACGTTGGCAGGGATCCGGGCCGCCGCCGGCCACCACAGCAGCATGACCGCCCGGCACCAGGATGCAACCGTTCGTCCGGACCGGCCGCGCCCCAACCAGTCCGGGAGCAACCAGTGA
- a CDS encoding cation transporter, which translates to MTAALQASSTGQRRAVLGRRIRLLAAATITYNLVEAAVALWAGTAADSSALLGFGLDSVIEVASAVALSWQFSAQDPERREQLTLRIIALSFFALALFVTVDSVRSLSGGGQAQHSTAGIVIAALSLAIMPVLSWLQRRAGRELGSRTAVADSKQTLLCTYLSAVLLAGLLLNSALGWWWADAGAALAIAAIAVREGIGAWKGDVCCPVPDSAGVKHDAGAAAADAVSSGVDAEAGCCGGCR; encoded by the coding sequence ATGACGGCGGCCCTCCAGGCGTCGTCCACAGGGCAGCGGCGGGCTGTTTTGGGCCGCCGCATCCGGCTGTTGGCGGCGGCCACCATCACCTACAACCTCGTGGAGGCCGCCGTCGCGCTCTGGGCCGGCACGGCGGCTGATTCTTCGGCGCTGCTCGGCTTCGGCCTTGATTCGGTCATCGAAGTTGCTTCCGCCGTCGCCCTGTCCTGGCAGTTTTCCGCGCAGGATCCTGAACGGCGCGAACAACTGACGCTGCGGATCATTGCCCTGTCCTTCTTCGCGCTCGCCCTGTTCGTCACGGTGGATTCGGTCCGCTCACTGTCCGGCGGCGGCCAAGCGCAACACTCCACCGCCGGGATTGTGATTGCTGCCCTAAGCCTTGCCATCATGCCCGTCCTGTCCTGGCTGCAACGCCGTGCCGGCAGGGAGCTTGGCTCAAGGACCGCCGTCGCCGATTCGAAGCAGACGCTCCTCTGCACCTACCTCTCCGCAGTCCTACTGGCCGGCCTGCTGCTGAACAGCGCCCTTGGCTGGTGGTGGGCCGACGCCGGCGCCGCCCTGGCCATCGCAGCGATCGCCGTCCGCGAAGGCATCGGCGCCTGGAAAGGTGATGTCTGCTGTCCGGTCCCGGATTCCGCAGGCGTGAAGCACGACGCCGGTGCTGCCGCCGCTGACGCTGTCAGTTCAGGAGTCGACGCGGAAGCGGGCTGCTGCGGGGGCTGCCGTTAG
- a CDS encoding class I SAM-dependent methyltransferase, translating into MGTDNGDLSRLQHPRFARAYARAVGNMNRRGGTEHRRALLAGLQGTVIEIGSGDGSAFGLYPAAVTQVIALEPDDYLRSLAAEAAASAPVPVRVLAAAAEQIPADDGSADAVVASLVLCSVADQNAVLNEIRRVLRPGGTLAFYEHVRSGHRLLGKAEDLLTPAWGSIAGGCHPNRDTLNAIAAAGFNVRDYQRFGFAVHPLVPPVSHILGHATRPEA; encoded by the coding sequence ATGGGCACGGATAACGGCGATCTCTCTCGGCTGCAACATCCCCGCTTTGCGCGCGCCTACGCCCGTGCGGTGGGAAATATGAACCGGCGCGGCGGCACGGAACACCGCCGCGCCTTGCTGGCCGGGCTCCAGGGGACCGTGATCGAGATCGGTTCCGGCGACGGATCCGCCTTCGGACTGTATCCCGCGGCTGTCACCCAGGTCATTGCCCTGGAGCCGGATGACTACCTCAGAAGCCTGGCCGCGGAGGCTGCCGCGTCGGCGCCGGTTCCTGTCAGGGTCCTGGCTGCCGCCGCGGAGCAGATCCCGGCCGACGACGGGAGTGCGGACGCCGTCGTCGCAAGCCTGGTGCTCTGCAGCGTCGCCGACCAGAATGCGGTCCTCAACGAGATCCGACGGGTCCTGCGCCCCGGCGGAACCCTGGCCTTCTACGAACACGTCCGCTCCGGGCACCGGCTGCTCGGCAAAGCCGAGGACCTCCTCACGCCTGCCTGGGGCTCGATCGCCGGCGGCTGCCATCCCAACCGGGACACCCTCAATGCCATCGCAGCAGCAGGGTTCAATGTCCGGGACTACCAGCGCTTCGGCTTCGCCGTCCACCCGCTGGTTCCCCCGGTTTCCCACATCCTGGGCCACGCCACCCGGCCTGAGGCATAA
- a CDS encoding helix-turn-helix transcriptional regulator has protein sequence MEPSGSSAREPGVAVLADPVRRSLYRALVRSPAPLSRDQLARMLNVAPSTAAFHLEKMVREGLLETESKKMGTRTGPGSGRPAKLYKPVFDEVSVSFPSREYELAARVLASAIEASMVTGERVEEALHTVAYREGQKLGLLAGNTAQALADNGFEPEADAQGLSLGNCPFHRLAKDHIGLICGLNVSLLQGTLDGCNDTQHRVEDAPESAPCCARLTVATE, from the coding sequence ATGGAACCTTCGGGGTCTTCCGCCCGGGAGCCGGGTGTCGCAGTGCTGGCCGATCCGGTTCGTCGCTCACTTTATCGGGCACTCGTGCGCAGCCCCGCCCCACTTTCCCGGGATCAGCTGGCCAGGATGTTGAACGTCGCGCCGAGCACAGCAGCCTTCCATCTCGAGAAGATGGTCCGTGAGGGCCTGCTGGAAACCGAGAGCAAGAAAATGGGAACGCGCACCGGCCCCGGATCGGGAAGGCCGGCGAAGCTGTACAAGCCGGTATTTGACGAGGTCAGCGTCTCGTTTCCATCCCGAGAATATGAACTCGCGGCCCGTGTGCTCGCTTCCGCGATTGAAGCGTCCATGGTTACCGGCGAACGTGTCGAGGAAGCCCTTCACACCGTTGCCTACCGGGAAGGGCAAAAACTAGGGCTGCTTGCAGGAAACACCGCGCAAGCGCTGGCAGACAACGGATTTGAACCGGAGGCCGACGCACAGGGGCTTTCCCTGGGAAATTGCCCGTTCCACCGCCTCGCTAAGGACCACATCGGCCTCATCTGCGGCCTCAATGTCTCGCTCCTCCAGGGAACACTGGACGGCTGCAACGACACACAGCACCGGGTTGAGGACGCACCCGAAAGTGCGCCCTGCTGCGCCCGGCTGACAGTGGCGACGGAATAA
- a CDS encoding uracil-DNA glycosylase, whose protein sequence is MAALSIHTFVQGLAETKAGGNSDNFFDFTNPENAARRSNLELYLQEMVLREPTVLLLGEAPGFRGMRVTGVPFTNTAILDVGSNHFGLFGPGKGYMVPPGTVLAAEPTATVMWKVLEELDFLPLLWSAYPLHPHLPNRHLSNRTPTAAEAIAGQHFWLDLTRLFAITSVVAVGNVAYRGILATGRSVPKVRHPAHGGKEGFRSGLRELLEAGIAVNPDGKEPRPNVVRSLT, encoded by the coding sequence ATGGCCGCCCTTTCCATCCACACGTTCGTGCAAGGGCTCGCTGAAACCAAAGCCGGTGGGAATAGCGACAACTTCTTCGATTTCACCAATCCGGAGAACGCCGCCCGCCGAAGTAATTTGGAGCTGTATCTGCAGGAGATGGTTCTGAGGGAACCAACTGTTCTCCTCTTGGGGGAGGCGCCCGGATTTCGAGGAATGCGGGTTACCGGCGTCCCGTTCACTAACACGGCCATTCTCGACGTCGGGTCCAACCACTTTGGACTATTCGGGCCCGGAAAGGGTTACATGGTTCCGCCAGGAACGGTCTTAGCAGCTGAACCGACAGCCACGGTGATGTGGAAGGTTCTCGAGGAGCTTGATTTCCTGCCTCTGCTTTGGAGCGCCTACCCGCTCCATCCCCACCTTCCGAACCGACACCTATCGAATCGCACCCCCACCGCCGCTGAGGCCATCGCGGGTCAACACTTTTGGCTCGACTTGACCCGTTTGTTCGCCATCACATCTGTGGTGGCCGTCGGGAACGTGGCCTACCGCGGCATTCTCGCCACCGGAAGGTCCGTGCCCAAAGTGCGGCATCCAGCGCACGGAGGCAAGGAAGGGTTCCGCAGCGGATTGCGTGAGCTTCTGGAAGCCGGGATCGCCGTCAACCCTGACGGCAAGGAACCCCGTCCCAATGTTGTCCGGTCTCTTACCTAA
- a CDS encoding universal stress protein has product MDPSDLDTAIAARRITGPVLMGVVPGQPLTVTQRAAELAYSLNVKLICAYVDVTTYLSEEPDGRVEARPIDPDGVDDDIEGISQGIRERLQHALDGMGITWSFRTLAGDPARALGRLAESADASVIVVGTRERGLGARFEELLVGSVGVHLTHQQHRPVLVVPLSGHDRHQRQEGH; this is encoded by the coding sequence ATGGACCCATCAGATTTGGACACAGCCATTGCCGCACGCCGGATAACCGGGCCGGTGCTGATGGGTGTTGTGCCCGGCCAGCCGCTGACGGTCACGCAGCGCGCTGCTGAACTCGCTTACAGCCTGAACGTCAAACTCATCTGCGCCTACGTCGACGTCACCACCTACCTTTCAGAGGAACCGGACGGCCGCGTTGAGGCCCGGCCGATCGACCCTGACGGCGTCGACGACGATATCGAAGGAATCAGCCAAGGCATCAGGGAACGCCTGCAACACGCCCTGGACGGTATGGGGATCACCTGGTCCTTCCGCACGCTTGCCGGGGACCCGGCCCGGGCCCTGGGACGGCTGGCCGAATCAGCGGACGCCTCTGTCATCGTCGTGGGCACCCGCGAACGCGGCCTTGGAGCCAGGTTCGAGGAACTGCTCGTCGGTTCGGTGGGGGTCCACCTCACGCACCAACAGCACCGGCCCGTCCTGGTCGTCCCGCTCTCCGGGCATGACAGGCACCAGCGGCAGGAGGGCCACTGA
- a CDS encoding YegP family protein — MTGTFELFFDRATGFGFRLKAPDGTVMAVSEPFVDKRAAVRGISAVRECAGMGLISDLCPEMPLDAGCKGAAVLKVA; from the coding sequence TTGACTGGTACATTCGAACTCTTTTTTGACAGGGCTACAGGATTCGGCTTCCGGCTTAAGGCCCCGGATGGAACGGTGATGGCGGTGTCAGAACCGTTCGTTGACAAGCGGGCCGCCGTTCGCGGAATCAGTGCCGTACGTGAATGCGCAGGGATGGGCCTCATCTCGGACCTCTGCCCGGAGATGCCGCTGGATGCCGGATGCAAGGGAGCAGCCGTCTTGAAGGTGGCCTAG
- the crcB gene encoding fluoride efflux transporter CrcB, with protein sequence MNAVTILLLGLAGGLGAGTRFVVDGLIRSRLRTALPVATIAINVTGSFLLGLVAGAVIVHAAPPELQAIAGTGFLGGYTTFSTASFETVRLVQSGRTGLALLNGIGTAVAAIAAAAGGLALASLL encoded by the coding sequence GTGAACGCCGTCACCATTCTTTTGCTGGGACTCGCCGGGGGACTTGGCGCCGGAACCCGCTTTGTCGTCGACGGGCTGATCCGTTCCAGGCTCCGCACCGCCCTGCCCGTGGCCACCATCGCCATCAACGTCACGGGGTCCTTCCTGCTGGGCCTGGTGGCCGGTGCCGTGATCGTCCATGCGGCACCCCCTGAACTCCAGGCCATTGCAGGCACCGGGTTCTTGGGCGGATACACCACATTCAGCACGGCCAGCTTCGAGACTGTACGCCTCGTCCAGTCCGGCCGCACCGGACTGGCTCTCCTGAACGGGATCGGCACCGCGGTTGCGGCCATCGCTGCGGCTGCCGGAGGCCTTGCCCTGGCAAGCCTGCTCTAG
- a CDS encoding ArsR/SmtB family transcription factor has protein sequence METLTHAPVLARFGYAVSDPTRARILLALAAEPAFPSDLADALGVSRQSMSNHLACLRGCGLVVAVPAGRRTQYELADARLGHAVRDLIGVVLAVDPNCCAPDGTCVA, from the coding sequence ATGGAGACCCTCACGCATGCGCCGGTCCTGGCGCGGTTCGGCTACGCGGTTTCGGACCCTACCCGGGCCCGGATCCTGCTTGCCCTCGCAGCCGAACCTGCCTTTCCGTCTGACCTGGCTGATGCCCTTGGGGTATCACGGCAGAGCATGTCGAATCATCTGGCCTGCCTGCGCGGCTGCGGCCTGGTGGTGGCCGTTCCGGCCGGCCGGCGGACACAATACGAACTTGCGGATGCCAGGCTGGGGCACGCAGTCAGGGACCTGATCGGCGTCGTGCTGGCCGTCGATCCGAATTGTTGTGCGCCCGACGGGACGTGCGTGGCATGA
- a CDS encoding phenylacetaldoxime dehydratase family protein: MESSIPAHLTVKRTRTKRVGENYTPPYPSYSVRFAEGVSNLVCAFLGVQSKQPLSREAKAASDGMWELCARDDGPISREHAVHTDEQGFDNQVIIAYWDDAEAYGRWFQEHRDALIGAGLEPAGHGRWIEAFAPEARGFETLYSSNTFPEGAARVATGAYSGEIQEHGYWGSMRDRLPIAQTEALEPAGDPFIPDNSGIVRVEPHHNLAVIRSGQDWSLCEDSELASYFGDVEPQLKAGMDFLTTEGASIGCYANRYMTSSDGDGTVLEQSFGLSFWHSLEDMERWAESHPTHVAIFMAAMKFLQANAGAKLRLSHEVAVVSRDQQYYEYNNCHSTTGILGAGRALRVGHA; encoded by the coding sequence ATGGAATCTTCAATCCCGGCGCACCTGACTGTCAAACGGACGCGCACTAAGCGGGTGGGCGAAAACTACACGCCTCCCTACCCGTCCTACTCCGTGCGATTCGCGGAAGGCGTCAGCAATCTTGTCTGCGCCTTCTTAGGTGTCCAAAGCAAACAACCGCTGTCCCGGGAGGCGAAGGCAGCCTCCGATGGAATGTGGGAGCTGTGCGCACGCGATGACGGACCGATATCCCGTGAGCACGCCGTCCACACGGACGAACAAGGCTTCGACAACCAGGTCATCATTGCCTATTGGGACGACGCTGAGGCCTACGGGCGATGGTTTCAGGAGCACCGCGACGCACTCATCGGCGCCGGCCTGGAGCCTGCGGGGCATGGCCGCTGGATCGAAGCATTTGCCCCGGAAGCACGCGGGTTTGAGACCCTGTACTCGTCCAACACCTTCCCGGAAGGCGCCGCCCGGGTGGCCACTGGAGCGTACAGCGGCGAAATCCAGGAACACGGCTACTGGGGAAGCATGCGTGACCGCCTGCCGATTGCGCAAACGGAAGCCCTTGAGCCTGCCGGCGACCCGTTCATCCCCGACAACTCCGGGATTGTCAGGGTGGAACCGCACCACAACCTCGCCGTCATCCGTTCCGGCCAGGACTGGAGCCTTTGTGAAGATTCAGAACTGGCATCCTATTTCGGCGACGTGGAACCCCAGCTGAAGGCCGGCATGGACTTCCTGACAACGGAGGGTGCGTCCATCGGCTGCTACGCGAACAGGTACATGACGAGCAGCGACGGGGACGGCACAGTCCTTGAACAGAGCTTCGGCCTGAGCTTCTGGCACAGCCTGGAAGACATGGAACGGTGGGCGGAATCGCATCCGACCCACGTCGCCATCTTCATGGCTGCCATGAAATTCCTGCAGGCAAACGCGGGGGCCAAGCTCCGGCTTAGCCATGAAGTGGCAGTGGTCTCACGCGACCAGCAGTACTACGAGTACAACAATTGCCACTCCACAACAGGCATTCTCGGTGCCGGCAGGGCTTTGCGAGTTGGTCACGCCTGA